The Pirellulales bacterium nucleotide sequence CAAGACGGGTCCAACATCAGCAATCCAAAATCGGCAATCCAAAATCCAAAATCGAACAATGGGCTTCAAACTCTTCAATTGCGATTGCTGTCCTGGAAGCGGAACGCCGCCGCCGTGCAATCACTGCCTGGCGGGAGAAGCGCCGCGGAAGTTGAAGCTCGTCGTCCCAGCCGGCACGTTTACGAGCGTATTGAACTTTCTCGGCGATCCGCAATGCCCCGACGCGCCCGCTTGCTCGTTCTACGAAGGCACGTATCTGTTCGACATGGAGGCCGTGCCGCAAACCTCCGGATGCGATGCGCTCGACGGCCTGTGCTGCGATTGGTTTCTGTGCTTCGACGGGCCGGAAAGCGGCGACGGCTGCGACTGCTCGCTGCCGCAGAGCGACAATTGCAAGGCGTTCTGCAACGTCGCCGTCGGCGTGATTCCTCCGGACGGGGCGAATCCGCATTATCGCGTCCAGGTCGCGTTCAATGCCGGCGATCCGGAGCAATCGATCTGCGGCGACTGCCACTTCGGTTCCTATAACGTCGTCTTCGAGAAGGAATACGGGACCGACGACGCGGGGCGGCCGGATTGCCTGAATTGGACCAACGAGTCGATCCCGCTATCGTCGAACAATTTCAACAGTTACTGTCAGGCCGTGAGCGGAGCCGCCGTGCTGCTGACGGCGGTGTAACGATTTTGGATTTTGGATTGCCAATTTTGGATTCCATCGGCCGTCTCAAATCCACAGTCCCCAATCCAAAATCCAAAATCAACGATGCGACTTCCCGGTTGGAACTACGACGAATCGACCGGCATTGCCACCTGCCGGCGCTGCCGCAACACGTGGCGAATCGCGCCCGACGATCCGCCGCCGATCCGTCATCATTGCCCTGCGAGAAGTTCGTCGCAGGGCGGCCTCGGCGACCGCTTGGCCGCGAGCTTGAGATTCCTGGGAATTCGCAAGCGCCCCGGCTGCGGTTGTGACGCCCGGCGCGAATGGCTCAATCGGGCCGGGCGCTGGCTCGCGCGGTTGTGGCGGTGAACGAGGTAGTGGATGAAAAGCGAGATGCTACCGTGCAAGACGGCTTATTGACATGGAAGGGAACGTATGTATACTATCCGTTCGAGGCGCATCCATCGTGGAATCGGACGCCGACGCAGCCTATATAGAAGGCGTACGACGCGTGCCGTCTCTGTCGCGGCACATCGAGTGTGCCCACTATATGTTGAATGGGAGCGACGAGCATGAAGAGGGCTCGCGGGAGAGTTTGGCCGTTGTTCCGAGTCTGGATCACGCGCTACGAGAAATGGCAGCCGAGCGCCTGGGACGAATTGCCGCCGCGCGCGACGGCGGTCGAGCCGGCCGACGCCTCGGCCATGTCGGCCCGCGAGGCCGTTCGATTCCTGGAGGGCTTCAACCGCACGATGCTCACGCGGCTGTTGCCGATCTGGGCTGTCGCCGTGCCCGTGACGATCCTCTACGAAGGAGATCTTCACGTCGGGGCGATTTTCACGCGAAAGACCGCCAAGCTATTGGATTGCAAGCGGCATCGCGCCGGCGGAGTGGAAGAGAAGGCGAACAACGGATCGCGGTGAGCGACCGACGCCGACGTCGTTTAGCGCTCTCTTTTGTTTGCCGTTTCTAGCAGTTCGTGCAGTTGGTCTTGTTGATAGCCCAGCCAGACTCCGAACTCAGAACGAGCGTCCCGGCGCACGTTTGGATCGGGATCGAACAGGCTGGCTTTGAGAAGCGCAAAGAATTGATCTTCACCGGAATGTCCCATCGCGTACAGCACGCTCGACCTGACACGAGCGTCGGGGTCCTTGAGCAGGGCAATCAGTTGCTTCGCGTTGCCGCCGATCTTCGTTCGACCAGTCCAAGCACAGTACCCAAGTGCTTGGGCCGCTTCTGCTCGAACTCTGGCGTCCGAATCCTTCAATAGTGGCGCTAAGAGTTCGCCTTCGACGCCGCTGGGAACGACGTAGACATATCGACTGTCGAGTGCGCCAATGGCCTCAATCTTGGATTCGCTGTCTTTGAGACCGCCAAAGAATCCACGGGCCAATTGAGCCTTTTCTTGAACGTCCTTTAGCGACGCCAGTTTCTTTTCAAATGCGTCGACATTGCGACGAGCGTTCGACATAGATGGCGCTAAAGTCTGTCCGTGGGCGGCCACTGCGCCGAGCGTCAACAATACCGGAAGCGCGACAAACGCAAACTGAATCAGGCTTTGAGTTTTCATGACAATCTCCGATCGGAACAATACTACGCGAGATTATACCGTCTGATTCCATGACCGACCGTAACAATCTCGTAACTGTGGAGCTAGCGAATGTGGCGAGGGAGCGAAGTGTTGCCGCCTTCGTCGCCCACGTCATCTAGTTGCCGCGTTGATTGACGGCCACGACTCGGAGGTCGCAGACGTTGGTGTGCGTCGGACCAGTCTTCAAGAGCGCACCGAGCGGCTGGAAGAAGTGGTAGGCATCGTTGCGGCGGAGGAAATCGGCTGCGTCAAGATTTCGTCGCCGCGCTTCGGCGATCACGGCTTCATCGACGAGGGCGCCGGCGGCGTCGGTCGGGCCGTCTTCCCCGTCGGTCCCGGCGGACACGAGCGCGATGCCGCGCGGGTCGTGTTCCGCCAGCCGAATTAGTGCGGCCAGCGCAAGCTGTTGGTTGCGCCCTCCCATCCCGCGCTCGCGCTCGCCGACGAGGCGCACGGTTCCTTCGCCGCCGGAAATCAAGCAATCGGGACCGGGAGCGTCACGCATCACGGCGGCCAAGTCGGCCAGATGGCGGCCGATCTCTTCGACCGGACCTTCCGGCTGGGTGGCGGAAACCATCGCGTGCGAATAGCCGAGCCGCTCCGCCTCCGCGCCTGCCGCGTCAACCGCCAACGCGTTATTGCCGATGATCAGATTAG carries:
- a CDS encoding HEAT repeat domain-containing protein; amino-acid sequence: MLTLGAVAAHGQTLAPSMSNARRNVDAFEKKLASLKDVQEKAQLARGFFGGLKDSESKIEAIGALDSRYVYVVPSGVEGELLAPLLKDSDARVRAEAAQALGYCAWTGRTKIGGNAKQLIALLKDPDARVRSSVLYAMGHSGEDQFFALLKASLFDPDPNVRRDARSEFGVWLGYQQDQLHELLETANKRER